The Oncorhynchus masou masou isolate Uvic2021 chromosome 31, UVic_Omas_1.1, whole genome shotgun sequence genome includes a region encoding these proteins:
- the LOC135524264 gene encoding cytosolic carboxypeptidase 2-like isoform X2, translated as MSGVPPRMCPALKTDTEILRTSENAYERLILHHLQHYGLFTSTDNYFQGNLLRQRWRDSHHPGSSHPGTHSSDSINSNMEDEEQEPGRRAFTLHLGQALRTRQLVIDFDGERPIPRLREPLDLFAIPSTPFQGVRWPIEYEVFKEAIHHIEWDPPDPEPFYQPTGHERAPMPVGEEKGNVVYCIDPGTKTSYFTYSRVGGSRGPIKSSTSCAMHQDKSTLAFESRFESGNLQKAVQVGVHDYELTLRTDMYTTKHTQWFYFRVRNMKAGVTYRFTIVNLMKASSLYCLGMRPLLYSERAAWEKGEGWRRTGSNIRYYRNQHHQAEQDNNTTTNTKSLHSLTWTGQFPYDFDTCYLAHCYPYTYSHLQRYLSRLTSNSATGAYCKLRVLCRSLAGNAVHVLTVTSPGGGWIDRSAKRAVVVTARVHPGETNSSWMMQGFLDFLLGESDDARLLRETFVFKVVPMLNPDGVVVGNYRCSLAGRDLNRNYNTLLRDSFPCVWHTRNMVKRLMAERDVVLYCDFHGHSRKNNVFMYGCTNSDDATQRLHERVFPLMMSKNANDKFSFRSCKFRVHQSKEGTGRVVMWRLGIRNSYTMESTFGGSTLGNRKGTHFTTRDLKSLGYYLCDTLLDYCDPDPTKTSHCLAELRAMLRQELRERLGREVDSDGSLSVSISDIESSTSGSNSTESDGLPVHLLNRIDESQVKKKHLRSGKERNRLRQERLRNVDPKVLHRNIKNIDPVLPTEDMVKVRIQEKTVAMVREKKKREVPFVVKVSRQTGRSWIPHPTTHIGVIGHVTLWQEEESEKNEYLDAVRAAYLRTQPPVTEEPEEERLQYWSPQLQFGSSQAPRPGPQRRPLSFTAVQQRGFSVPVPTSKIRVHTTPIQQQPMPFSPDHRSHAGMRERMPALHTSSPPVVPGMQCRVVPEFIPPQGLEPCRSSNVYPAKSHHLWPRPEKQGHAARVSKRYYMPEAPTSNTDALKPLWRSPERDCTAGVSDTMPVGEQDQSGPQAAFEKPPSKPGTDGNSFLPDLRHIDFRGKSHGCLWGDQAGAGVQRQGPSKREPLRGGEGRHVCGGDAAARRVKSNHRLAQQTLQEEDKQEMGILPQMSSTTHTKIDHLPRQLDSLRRLQKLSLANTSRFHSSGRGAEAGTGLDLEKRMVARPSGSAPPRSTAPLS; from the exons TTCCACCCAGGATGTGCCCAGCATtgaagacagacacagagatactG AGGACATCAGAGAATGCCTATGAGAGACTCATCCTGCACCACCTACAGCACTATGGACTCTTTACAA GCACAGATAATTATTTCCAAGGCAACCTCTTAAGACAAAGATGGAGGGATTCCCACCACCCTGGCTCCAGCCACCCAGGCACCCACTCCTCTGACAGCATTAATTCCAACATGGAGGATGAGGAGCAGGAGCCTGGCAGGAGGGCAT TCACCTTGCACCTGGGACAGGCCCTCAGGACCAGGCAGCTTGTGATAGATTTTGACGGGGAGCGTCCCATCCCCCGGCTTAGGGAGCCCCTGGACCTGTTTGCCATCCCCTCCACCCCTTTCCAGGGGGTCCGCTGGCCCATTGAGTATGAGGTCTTCAAGGAAGCCATACACCACATAG AGTGGGACCCTCCAGACCCAGAGCCGTTCTACCAGCCCACGGGCCATGAGAGGGCCCCCATGCCTGTCGGGGAGGAAAAGGGGAACGTGGTTTACTGCATTGACCCAG GCACAAAGACCTCCTACTTCACCTACTCTCGTGTGGGAGGAAGCCGGGGGCCCATCAAGAGCTCCACCTCTTGTGCCATGCATCAGGACAAGTCCACCCTGGCCTTTGAGTCACGCTTTGAGAGCGGCAACCTGCAGAAGGCAGTTCAAGT CGGTGTCCATGACTATGAGCTCACCCTCCGCACCGACATGTACACCACCAAGCACACGCAGTGGTTCTACTTCCGGGTCAGAAACATGAAGGCTGGGGTCACCTATCGCTTCACCATAGTCAACCTGATGAAGGCTAGCAGCCTGTACTGCCTGGGCATGAGGCCTCTGCTCTACTCTGAAAGAGCCGcctgggagaagggagagggctgGCGCCGAACTGGCTCCAACATCAGATACTACCGCAACCAGCACCACCAGGCTGAGCAGGACAACAACACTACCACCAACACAAAGTCCCTACACTCCCTTACATGGACCGGCCAGTTCCCCTACGACTTTGACACCTGCTATTTGGCCCACTGCTACCCCTACACCTACTCCCACCTGCAGCGCTACCTCAGCCGCCTCACCTCCAACTCGGCCACCGGCGCCTACTGCAAGCTGCGGGTGCTGTGTCGCAGCCTGGCCGGCAATGCTGTGCACGTGCTGACAGTGACATCACCAGGAGGGGGGTGGATAGATAGGAGTGCCAAGCGGGCGGTGGTGGTTACAGCCAGGGTGCACCCCGGGGAGACCAACAGCTCCTGGATGATGCAGGGCTTCCTGGACTTCCTGCTAGGAGAGTCAGACGACGCCAGGCTGCTGAGGGAGACTTTTGTGTTTAAG GTGGTGCCCATGCTGAACCCAGACGGGGTGGTTGTGGGGAACTATCGCTGCTCTCTGGCCGGCAGGGACCTGAACAGGAACTACAATACCCTGCTGAGGGACTCCTTCCCCTGTGTCTGGCACACCAGGAACATGGTCAAGAG ACTGATGGCTGAGAGGGACGTGGTGTTGTATTGTGATTTCCATGGTCACAGTCGTAAGAACAACGTCTTCATGTATGGCTGTACCAACAGCGATGACGCCACACAACGGCTCCATGAGAGAGTCTTCCCGCTCATGATGAGCAAGAACGCCAATGACAAG TTCTCGTTCAGGAGCTGTAAGTTCAGAGTTCATCAGAGTAAAGAGGGAACAGGACGCGTCGTCATGTGGAGGCTAGGCATCAGGAACAGCTACACCATGGAGTCCACCTTCGGAGGCTCCACTCTGG GGAACAGGAAGGGGACCCATTTCACCACCAGGGACCTGAAGTCTCTGGGATACTACTTATGTGACACACTGCTGGACTACTGTGATCCCGACCCAACCAAG acCAGTCACTGCCTAGCTGAGTTGCGGGCGATGTTAAGGCAGGAGCTCAGAGAGAGGCTGGGCCGGGAGGTCGACTCTGATGGATCTCTCAGCGTCTCCATTTCTGACATTGAGTCCAG TACCAGCGGCTCAAACAGCACAGAGTCTGATGGCCTGCCTGTCCATCTACTGAACCGAATTGATGAG AGCCAAGTGAAGAAGAAACACCTGAGGAGTGGTAAGGAGAggaacagactgagacaggagagattGAGAAACGTCGACCCAAAGGTCCTCCACAGGAACATCAAGAACATA GACCCTGTGCTACCCACTGAGGACATGGTGAAGGTGAGGATCCAGGAAAAGACAGTGGCCATGgtcagagagaagaagaagagagag GTGCCGTTTGTGGTGAAAGTGAGCCGTCAGACAGGACGCTCCTGGATCCCCCATCCCACCACTCACATCGGGGTCATAGGCCATGTGACCCTCTggcaggaggaggagtcagagaaG AATGAATACCTGGATGCTGTAAGGGCCGCATACCTGCGTACTCAGCCACCTGTCACAG AGGAGCCGGAGGAGGAGCGGCTGCAGTATTGGAGTCCCCAGCTGCAGTTTGGCTCCTCCCAGGCCCCGCGGCCGGGACCTCAGCGGCGCCCCTTATCTTTTACAGCTGTACAGCAACGCGGCTTCTCTGTGCCTGTGCCCACCTCGAAGATCAGGGTTCACACCACCCCCATTCAGCAGCAACCCATGCCCTTCAGCCCCGATCACAGAAGCCACGCTGGGATGAGAG AGAGGATGCCTGCTTTACACACCAG TTCTCCCCCAGTAGTTCCGGGCATGCAGTGCAGGGTGGTCCCTGAGTTCATCCCGCCACAAGGCCTGGAGCCCTGCCGCTCTTCCAACGTCTACCCAGCCAAGTCCCACCACCTGTGGCCACGCCCAGAGAAACAAGGCCATGCAGCCCGGGTCTCCAAACGCTACTACATGCCAGAGGCTCCAACCTCTAACACAGATGCCCTAAAGCCCCTATGGAGGAGCCCAGAAAGGGACTGCACAGCAGGTGTATCAGACACTATGCCTGTGGGTGAGCAGGACCAGAGTGGACCTCAAGCAGCCTTTGAGAAGCCACCGAGTAAACCTGGGACAGACGGTAACTCCTTCCTGCCAGACCTGAGGCACATAGACTTCAGAGGGAAAAG CCATGGCTGTCTATGGGGAGACCAGGCAGGGGCTGGAGTACAGAGGCAGGGCCCCTCAAAGAGAGAGCCGCTGAGGGGGGGAGAAGGCAGGCATGTATGTGGAGGAGATGCAGCAGCAAGGCGTGTGAAAAGCAACCACAG GTTGGCCCAGCAGACATTGCAAGAGGAGGATAAACAGGAAATGGGCATTTTACCCCAGATGTCCTCAACCACCCACACCAAGATAGATCATCTGCCCCGACAGCTAGACAGTCTACGTAGGCTCCAGAAACTCAGCCTGGCCAATACCTCCAGGTTCCACTCCAGTGGGAGAGGGGCGGAAGCAGGGACAGGGTTGGATCTGGAGAAGAGGATGGTCGCCAGACCGTCAGGGTCTGCCCCTCCTCGCAGTACAGCACCTTTGAGCTGA
- the LOC135524264 gene encoding cytosolic carboxypeptidase 2-like isoform X5, whose translation MSGVPPRMCPALKTDTEILRTSENAYERLILHHLQHYGLFTSTDNYFQGNLLRQRWRDSHHPGSSHPGTHSSDSINSNMEDEEQEPGRRAFTLHLGQALRTRQLVIDFDGERPIPRLREPLDLFAIPSTPFQGVRWPIEYEVFKEAIHHIEWDPPDPEPFYQPTGHERAPMPVGEEKGNVVYCIDPGTKTSYFTYSRVGGSRGPIKSSTSCAMHQDKSTLAFESRFESGNLQKAVQVGVHDYELTLRTDMYTTKHTQWFYFRVRNMKAGVTYRFTIVNLMKASSLYCLGMRPLLYSERAAWEKGEGWRRTGSNIRYYRNQHHQAEQDNNTTTNTKSLHSLTWTGQFPYDFDTCYLAHCYPYTYSHLQRYLSRLTSNSATGAYCKLRVLCRSLAGNAVHVLTVTSPGGGWIDRSAKRAVVVTARVHPGETNSSWMMQGFLDFLLGESDDARLLRETFVFKVVPMLNPDGVVVGNYRCSLAGRDLNRNYNTLLRDSFPCVWHTRNMVKRLMAERDVVLYCDFHGHSRKNNVFMYGCTNSDDATQRLHERVFPLMMSKNANDKFSFRSCKFRVHQSKEGTGRVVMWRLGIRNSYTMESTFGGSTLGNRKGTHFTTRDLKSLGYYLCDTLLDYCDPDPTKTSHCLAELRAMLRQELRERLGREVDSDGSLSVSISDIESSTSGSNSTESDGLPVHLLNRIDEQSQVKKKHLRSGKERNRLRQERLRNVDPKVLHRNIKNIDPVLPTEDMVKVRIQEKTVAMVREKKKREVPFVVKVSRQTGRSWIPHPTTHIGVIGHVTLWQEEESEKNEYLDAVRAAYLRTQPPVTEEPEEERLQYWSPQLQFGSSQAPRPGPQRRPLSFTAVQQRGFSVPVPTSKIRVHTTPIQQQPMPFSPDHRSHAGMRERMPALHTSSPPVVPGMQCRVVPEFIPPQGLEPCRSSNVYPAKSHHLWPRPEKQGHAARVSKRYYMPEAPTSNTDALKPLWRSPERDCTAGVSDTMPVGEQDQSGPQAAFEKPPSKPGTDGNSFLPDLRHIDFRGKRLLSSPRQAF comes from the exons TTCCACCCAGGATGTGCCCAGCATtgaagacagacacagagatactG AGGACATCAGAGAATGCCTATGAGAGACTCATCCTGCACCACCTACAGCACTATGGACTCTTTACAA GCACAGATAATTATTTCCAAGGCAACCTCTTAAGACAAAGATGGAGGGATTCCCACCACCCTGGCTCCAGCCACCCAGGCACCCACTCCTCTGACAGCATTAATTCCAACATGGAGGATGAGGAGCAGGAGCCTGGCAGGAGGGCAT TCACCTTGCACCTGGGACAGGCCCTCAGGACCAGGCAGCTTGTGATAGATTTTGACGGGGAGCGTCCCATCCCCCGGCTTAGGGAGCCCCTGGACCTGTTTGCCATCCCCTCCACCCCTTTCCAGGGGGTCCGCTGGCCCATTGAGTATGAGGTCTTCAAGGAAGCCATACACCACATAG AGTGGGACCCTCCAGACCCAGAGCCGTTCTACCAGCCCACGGGCCATGAGAGGGCCCCCATGCCTGTCGGGGAGGAAAAGGGGAACGTGGTTTACTGCATTGACCCAG GCACAAAGACCTCCTACTTCACCTACTCTCGTGTGGGAGGAAGCCGGGGGCCCATCAAGAGCTCCACCTCTTGTGCCATGCATCAGGACAAGTCCACCCTGGCCTTTGAGTCACGCTTTGAGAGCGGCAACCTGCAGAAGGCAGTTCAAGT CGGTGTCCATGACTATGAGCTCACCCTCCGCACCGACATGTACACCACCAAGCACACGCAGTGGTTCTACTTCCGGGTCAGAAACATGAAGGCTGGGGTCACCTATCGCTTCACCATAGTCAACCTGATGAAGGCTAGCAGCCTGTACTGCCTGGGCATGAGGCCTCTGCTCTACTCTGAAAGAGCCGcctgggagaagggagagggctgGCGCCGAACTGGCTCCAACATCAGATACTACCGCAACCAGCACCACCAGGCTGAGCAGGACAACAACACTACCACCAACACAAAGTCCCTACACTCCCTTACATGGACCGGCCAGTTCCCCTACGACTTTGACACCTGCTATTTGGCCCACTGCTACCCCTACACCTACTCCCACCTGCAGCGCTACCTCAGCCGCCTCACCTCCAACTCGGCCACCGGCGCCTACTGCAAGCTGCGGGTGCTGTGTCGCAGCCTGGCCGGCAATGCTGTGCACGTGCTGACAGTGACATCACCAGGAGGGGGGTGGATAGATAGGAGTGCCAAGCGGGCGGTGGTGGTTACAGCCAGGGTGCACCCCGGGGAGACCAACAGCTCCTGGATGATGCAGGGCTTCCTGGACTTCCTGCTAGGAGAGTCAGACGACGCCAGGCTGCTGAGGGAGACTTTTGTGTTTAAG GTGGTGCCCATGCTGAACCCAGACGGGGTGGTTGTGGGGAACTATCGCTGCTCTCTGGCCGGCAGGGACCTGAACAGGAACTACAATACCCTGCTGAGGGACTCCTTCCCCTGTGTCTGGCACACCAGGAACATGGTCAAGAG ACTGATGGCTGAGAGGGACGTGGTGTTGTATTGTGATTTCCATGGTCACAGTCGTAAGAACAACGTCTTCATGTATGGCTGTACCAACAGCGATGACGCCACACAACGGCTCCATGAGAGAGTCTTCCCGCTCATGATGAGCAAGAACGCCAATGACAAG TTCTCGTTCAGGAGCTGTAAGTTCAGAGTTCATCAGAGTAAAGAGGGAACAGGACGCGTCGTCATGTGGAGGCTAGGCATCAGGAACAGCTACACCATGGAGTCCACCTTCGGAGGCTCCACTCTGG GGAACAGGAAGGGGACCCATTTCACCACCAGGGACCTGAAGTCTCTGGGATACTACTTATGTGACACACTGCTGGACTACTGTGATCCCGACCCAACCAAG acCAGTCACTGCCTAGCTGAGTTGCGGGCGATGTTAAGGCAGGAGCTCAGAGAGAGGCTGGGCCGGGAGGTCGACTCTGATGGATCTCTCAGCGTCTCCATTTCTGACATTGAGTCCAG TACCAGCGGCTCAAACAGCACAGAGTCTGATGGCCTGCCTGTCCATCTACTGAACCGAATTGATGAG CAGAGCCAAGTGAAGAAGAAACACCTGAGGAGTGGTAAGGAGAggaacagactgagacaggagagattGAGAAACGTCGACCCAAAGGTCCTCCACAGGAACATCAAGAACATA GACCCTGTGCTACCCACTGAGGACATGGTGAAGGTGAGGATCCAGGAAAAGACAGTGGCCATGgtcagagagaagaagaagagagag GTGCCGTTTGTGGTGAAAGTGAGCCGTCAGACAGGACGCTCCTGGATCCCCCATCCCACCACTCACATCGGGGTCATAGGCCATGTGACCCTCTggcaggaggaggagtcagagaaG AATGAATACCTGGATGCTGTAAGGGCCGCATACCTGCGTACTCAGCCACCTGTCACAG AGGAGCCGGAGGAGGAGCGGCTGCAGTATTGGAGTCCCCAGCTGCAGTTTGGCTCCTCCCAGGCCCCGCGGCCGGGACCTCAGCGGCGCCCCTTATCTTTTACAGCTGTACAGCAACGCGGCTTCTCTGTGCCTGTGCCCACCTCGAAGATCAGGGTTCACACCACCCCCATTCAGCAGCAACCCATGCCCTTCAGCCCCGATCACAGAAGCCACGCTGGGATGAGAG AGAGGATGCCTGCTTTACACACCAG TTCTCCCCCAGTAGTTCCGGGCATGCAGTGCAGGGTGGTCCCTGAGTTCATCCCGCCACAAGGCCTGGAGCCCTGCCGCTCTTCCAACGTCTACCCAGCCAAGTCCCACCACCTGTGGCCACGCCCAGAGAAACAAGGCCATGCAGCCCGGGTCTCCAAACGCTACTACATGCCAGAGGCTCCAACCTCTAACACAGATGCCCTAAAGCCCCTATGGAGGAGCCCAGAAAGGGACTGCACAGCAGGTGTATCAGACACTATGCCTGTGGGTGAGCAGGACCAGAGTGGACCTCAAGCAGCCTTTGAGAAGCCACCGAGTAAACCTGGGACAGACGGTAACTCCTTCCTGCCAGACCTGAGGCACATAGACTTCAGAGGGAAAAGGTTACTGTCCTCTCCACGCCAGGCATTTTGA